A genomic segment from Salmo trutta chromosome 38, fSalTru1.1, whole genome shotgun sequence encodes:
- the LOC115177647 gene encoding golgin subfamily A member 6-like protein 22, which produces MSSLNYSPPVKEEDVCWTEKQGMWLNIVVKEEEEEEDVTVKGDEETSRVKDEEEITVTMKEEDEEEEYETGDLINSQQKLCWMEKEALGLNIVVKEEEDITVKEEEEAFRVKTEEEEAITLKEENYVTVKEEKEPFGVEEGIEAVTVEEEVEAFRMKKEEEDVTVQEVNEPFGMRKEAGVEAVIMEEEVVDAFRIKKEEEEAITLKKEEDFTVKEEKELFGVKEEEEAISIKEDVIMEEPFGVEEEDISKEKDVLGVKEDGDDEEPEDPINTSEYRLKQGHKLCSS; this is translated from the exons atgagctcactaaacTACTCCCcgcctgttaaagaagaggatgTCTGCTGGACTGAGAAACAGGGTATGTGGCTTAATAttgtcgtgaaagaagaagaggaagaggaggatgtcacagtgaAAGGCGATGAAGAAACTTCCAGAGTGAAAGATGAGGAAGAGATTACTGTCACAATGAAAGAGGAGGACGAGGAAGAAGAGTATGAgactggagatctgattaacagcC AACAGAAGCTCTGCTGgatggagaaagaagctctgggtcTTAACATTGtcgtaaaagaagaggaggatattacagtgaaagaagaggaagaagcttTCAGAGTGAAAACGGAAGAAGAGGAGGCTATCACATTGAAAGAAGAAAAttatgttacagtgaaagaagagaaagaaccttttggagtggaagaggggatagaggctgtcacagtggaagaggaggtagaagctttcagaatgaaaaaggaggaagaggatgttACAGTCCAAGAAGTGAACGAGCCTTTTGGGATGAGAAAGGAAGCGGGGGTAGAGGCTGTCATAATGGAAGAGGAGGTGGTAGACGCTTTCAGAAttaaaaaggaggaagaggaggctatcaCATTGAAAAAAGAAGAGGattttacagtgaaagaagagaaagaacttTTTGGagtaaaagaggaagaggaggctatctCAATAAAAGAGGATGTTATAAtggaagaaccttttggagtgGAAGAGGAGGATATCTCAAAAGAGAAAGACGTTTTGGGAGTAAAAGAAGACGGAGATGATGAGGAGCCTGAAGATCCGATTAACACCAGTGAATACCGTCTTAAACAGGGGCACAAACTATGCAGTTCTTGA